One Faecalicatena sp. Marseille-Q4148 DNA window includes the following coding sequences:
- a CDS encoding aspartate carbamoyltransferase regulatory subunit: MATNSTLNVSGISEGVVLDHIQAGKCMDIYKYLNLDKLDCTVAIIKNAKSNKMGKKDIIKIECPIDYIDLDVLGFIDHNITINIIQNDRIIEKKRLHLPKEIKNVIRCKNPRCITSIEQELDHIFILTDEEKEIYRCKYCEEKYVGHLRKK; encoded by the coding sequence ATGGCTACAAACAGTACATTAAATGTCAGCGGCATCTCAGAAGGTGTCGTACTTGACCATATCCAGGCTGGAAAATGCATGGATATTTATAAATATCTGAACCTTGATAAACTCGACTGCACTGTTGCAATCATCAAAAATGCAAAGAGCAACAAAATGGGTAAAAAAGATATTATTAAAATCGAATGCCCAATCGACTATATCGATTTAGACGTTCTTGGCTTCATTGATCACAATATCACAATTAATATCATCCAGAATGATCGGATTATCGAGAAAAAACGGCTCCATCTGCCAAAAGAAATCAAAAACGTTATCCGCTGCAAAAATCCTCGCTGTATCACCTCTATTGAACAGGAACTGGATCATATTTTCATTCTCACCGATGAGGAAAAAGAAATTTACAGATGTAAATACTGTGAAGAAAAATATGTAGGACATCTGAGAAAAAAATAG